In the genome of Phragmites australis chromosome 9, lpPhrAust1.1, whole genome shotgun sequence, the window CGGTTCACAAGCATCGATCATTCGATCCCCTGAAGATAACGTGCCAGGTATCCAAGACATCAGACATGAGTGGCAGCAGTGCGGTGCACAGCAGATCTTGCATTCCTTGCCAGCAATGTTTTGCTGTCTCCTGACCAAATGCATTTCTTCCAGGCATGAGTGAAAAATTCCATCTTTTCAAACAAACTATTTCGAatggatctttttttttaaataatggaAATAGGTTTCTGGCCTCTGCACGCAGCCGAACCATTTGGATCTGTCGGGAAAATAATTGTGTTGAGTAGTTCTGATCAAGTGGAACCATGCCCATGGGCCATGGCACGGCCGGGGCGCATTATTGATGGGCGCCGCTGCGTTTGAAGTATCTCAGGTACGCCACGAGGGAGGGGGCATCTTTCTCGACCCCCTTTGCTTCGTCTCACGTGGAGGCTGCCTGCTCTGGATCTGGCTTCCCGCTGTTCTTGCGGTGGGTATAAATTGGTGGCGATGCCCAGACATGTGATGCGAGCCATGGATCAGATTAAGTGTTAAGCTACCAGATCTGGTCCAGTGTTTTGAGAGGTAATTCATCGGTGTTTAATCGGATCCATATTTTGTTGTCAGTAACCACGCCAATCGTATCGTTGAGGATAACCAAACCTTGCCTTGGATGGTTATTAGAGGTGTTGGTATCCTCTACCCACCACATATCAAATCCAATGTTTGGTTTGTGTTTTATCTAGACGAAATTTTTTTCTAGTGATAAACGATATACTCATCGATATGGAGGCATTCCGTATCTCTGtgtgaatatgtatatatgatgGTGTAAATGTATAAGTTGTATCGATCCTTTAAAAAAATGTGTCGTTGAGATTGCGTGATTAAGCTGGTGTGAAAATGAATATTGTGATACTACTATCTTGGTCAAGGAGTCGAATATAAACTACAATGGGCTTGAGCTGAGCGTTTGTCAGGCTGGACTGCGACGGGGAAGATCTTTAGTGTTGTTTGGTTGTCAGCCCTTAAAAACAAGATGAAATTTTGAACATGCCAATAAGATTTGGCTGTCACTTGGATTGTAACTAATATCTGGTCAGCAAATCAAAATTTGACAAGGAGCAGAGCAAAGCAAGCCAAATGCCTGTCGATTCCTTGGCCACTCCAGTTTTGACTTGGCTACATGCAAGCTCTTGCTGAGGTGTCTCTAGCTGATTAGAGGCTTTAAAGACATCTTATGGATTTAGCGGTAAGTTTACATGATTATATCTTCTAAACCTAATGTTCAATTGATGATCCATTTATATCATTATACTCGTGGcaattaaaatatatacttatcGATAGTGAGCCATTCCGTATCTCCGGTTATCATTAGATATTGTGTGAGTATATATATGATGGTGTAAGTGTATGCATTCTTTTATAAGTTGTACTAATCCTTAAATAAATGTGTCATTGAGATTGCGTGATTAAGCTTGTGTGAAAATGAATACCGTGATACTACTATCTTGGTCAAGAGTCGAATATAAACTACAATGGGCTTGAGCTGAGCATTTGTCAGGCCGGGCTGCGACGGGGAAGATCTTTAGTGTTGTTTGGTTGGCAGCCCTTAAAAGCAAGATGAAATTTTGAACATGCCAATATGATTTGGCTGTCACTTGGGTTGTAACTAATATCTGGTCAGCAAATCAAAATTTGGCAAGGGGCAGAGCAAAGCAAGCCAAAGCCTGTCGATTCCTTGGCCACTCGCTCCAGTTTTGACTTGCTACATGCAAGCTCTTTCTGAGGCGTCTCTAGCTGATTAGAGGCTTTAAAAGCATCTTATGGATTTAGCGGTAAGTTTACACGATTATATCTTCTAAAGCTAATGTCCAATTGATGATCTCTTTATATCATTGTACTCGTGGCAATTAAAAGATATACTCATCGATAGTGAGCCATTCCGTATCTTCGGTTATCAGTAGATATTGtgtgaatacatatatataatggTGTGAGTATGGTAGATTTAGTGTTGTTTGGTTGTCAGCCCTTTTAACATGCCAATAAGATTTGGCTGTCACTTGGATTGTAACTAATATTTGGTCAGCAAATCAAAATTTGGCAAGGGGCAGTGCAAAGCAAGCCAAATGCCGGTCGATTCCTTGCCACTCGCTCCGGTTTTAACTTAGCTACATGAAAGCTCTTGCTGAGGTGTCAGTAGCTTATTAGAGGCTTTAAAAGCATCTTATGGATTTAACGGCAAGTTTACACGATTATATCTTCTAAACCTAATGTCCAATTGATAATCCGTTTATACCATTGTACTTGTGGCAATTAAATCTACTAATCAAGATCTATATTGACTATGTTTTTGCGCGAAAAAATCAATGACACATGGGATCTACATATCATATGCacaattttagcaaattttggTTTGACCACAACCCAAATACTTTCTTTTTAGCACTGCACTTGTTTTGACTTTGTTACAAACTAAACATCATTTTTTCCCCTCCAATTTTGATGTTTCCCTGACTTTAGCCATGGGCAGTATTTGGTAAGCTGAAGTAaaaaaccaaacaaccccttagTTTCTTTCGGGCCGAACACTGCTTCCCGGGCCTAACCTGGTAAGGTAAAGCTACACAGGCCTTGAGTGTTTTGGGTCGGACCATCATGTCATCTTGACGTTAGTGTCTGGCTCAGTTCCGAGTAGGGCTTCTGTCATGCTGGCCAGGTCCGGTCCAAACTAGCTACTGGGCCTGAATACCACAAAGCTGGAGCAGAACACACAGTACTATGTAGTTAGGGCCGTCCTTCTTTGAGCCCAATCACCGGTCGACAGTGTCGTTAAGGGTACAGGTGTCTTAATGGTTAGGCTAAGTACGTTACATGCGCTGTTAGATACGATGAATCATTAGAAAATAGAAATTTAACTATATCATATGTATCATGCAGTCACAACGTGAATCCGCCTCCCGCGTCTCATGCAAGCTACACCATATAAGGTGTGATTGGTTACCTATTTGGGTCTTGCTCCGCATAAACGGTATATACAGGTTGAGAGGAATTATACTGGAGagagtcatatttattaaaaataaaagtgtttgattaattatatttattagaTATATTGAGCTGAGTTTCTGCTTAGTTGATCGAATCTGAAGTCACATGAGCGAACGAAAAATTTGAGATTACGATTGATCGTTCATATACAAATGATTTTATAACAATAATAAGTAAACCTGTATGTatgagtgaatctgcagatgaAGAAGCTTATATTCATCAGACCAGTTTACAGGCGTACATTTGTATCCACTAATCAGAATATAACAatatatgtaaataaataaataaatttctctTTAAAATTATACTATCTATTAGCTCCGTGTGCTCTCGTGAAGACAACTGGCAGCCATCTGAATTGTGACTGACCTACTCGCTTAACCGAGCGCCAGCCAGCGGAGGTGCCTGAAACGATGGACGCCGCCGAACACAAGTACAAAACCTTTTCGTTTCTTCTCAGATAAACAAACACGTCAGGGACACCGTGCCGGCGCCATGGCTTATGCCAGCCCGAGCATACTAGTTCCCGCGTACGGCCCAGGGGCGCCTGGGCCTCGCCGCCGCATGTGGGCGCGCGCGATCGAGCTTGAGCCGGCGGGCTTGGTCCTTCGTACTTGCACAGGGTTCAAAACATCTTCGGTTACCGATACATAACCGTGATTATCACATATGGCTAAATTTGTCATTCGGGCTGGCTCGGCACGATCCGGCTACGACACGGCTTGAACGACTCAACTACTGTAACAGGACATACCGTGTCAGCTCACGTGCCTCCCCTCCGCCCACGGTACGGTCCGTcggtcaccgtgccgtgccggatTGGTCCAGACACGATTTCAACCCGGCGGCACGGTCGGCCCGGCGGGCACGGTGCCACGGGCAACCTGTTGGCACAGCTAGCccgaaaacataaaaaatagctacaaaattaaaaatatataaaaatagataaaaaaaatagctataagattaaaaatatatatatatataaaaagaaaataaccgGATCTATGCGTGCCGGGCCCATGCCGGCCTGGGTTAGGCCGGACCCGTGCCTGCCCGActcagccgggccgtgccggcacgccgtgccgcgcgctcggcccaggcatggtctgtggcctcgtgccgtgccggctcgGTCCATTTTAACTCGGATCGTGCCTACAGTGTCGTGCCTCAGGCCAGTCCAGTAGGCACGACCTATTTAGATATCTTTAGTGATTATCAATCTTACAGAGTCACATCGATTTTATAAACCGATCGATtattaaatttaaatataaaatattcaaatcaaatttaaaaaaataaaaaatcatataaagaCGATTCTAAGATTATCTAGGAAacaaacttttaaaaaaatattgtttgcatcatgaaatatgtgctcaaATATTGATaggttgaaaaaaataaaaaaaaagaaaatatcaaaatagaCCGAATGCATAAGTACAAATGACCCATTTTGACCTAGCTCAATGGATAAGCGCAGGAGCTCTTCTCTTTGTGTTGTTCCACAGCTCACTTTCCTCTCGTGTCGTTCCACAGCAAGAattgattttttctttttttcaacctATTTTCCCCTCGTGTCGTTCCACaacctaaaaaatatatttttttgcatgttaagctttttcagtcaataaataaattgcatgcttcaacttttttttcttttttttaaactttcttcctatagaatatgatgtaaacgatattatttttaatttttttcacagaaggtctcaAAATTATTTCCCGTTTTAAGaatgtttatttttaaaatttaaaatttaaattaaaaaaccaCTCACATTATAAATTCGGTGTAGGTCAATAAACTCGATAATAACAATTTTAGACTGGTTACCAACTATAAGTTAAAACCTCTCCCCCCATGTTGGGTTGCAGATTTGCTTTGCTCCATGAACTTTTAGAGGCATttctttaatttcaaatttagatGAGGGCTTTCAAGTTTAAGGATATATTTGGTAGAGTTCTTTATGATTCAAATTTTCTACGAGGAATGATTCTCTGCGGGAAGTGATTATGTGGCTaaagtgattctttaaaataaaatatatagaaaaattgATTCTGTACGGAAAGTGAATTAGAGAAAGTTGTGTTTTTTAACTTTCCAGTTTTgaattaatttcaaaaaatcactcTTATAAATTTTACTCAAAAAACCAAAAGCTAAAAACTCCTCTATTCTAATCCAAAAGCTGCTTTTAGAGCTATGCTAAACAGCCCTAATATTCTCTCCACTGACGCTCCTCCGGAAGTCCGGATCGGCCGCGCACGGAGCTGCAGGCAAAGGGCTGCCGGCGGGCAAAACCCTTCGCCCCTTCGCATGGCTTGAGTGACTTGGGCGGGCGGCGAAGAGGAGATGCGGTTCACGGCGTCTCCGGTGGTGGAGCTGCCGGTGGGCGGCGCCGTGCTGACGTTCGAGCAGGACAACGACTCCTTCGAGGTGGGCACCTCCGTGTGGCCCTCCTCCCTCGTCCTCGTCAAGTTTGCCGAGCGCTGCCTCCGCGACCCGGCCCTCCCTTTCGCCGACGTGCTCCGGTTCCCCGGCACCCGCGCCGTGGAGCTCGGCTCCGGGTGCGGCCCGGCCGGACTCGGCCTCTCCCGCCTCGGCCTCACCGATTTCGTCCTCACCGACATCGCCGCCGTCCTCCCCGCGCTCCGCCGCAACCTCCGGCGCAACCGCTGCCACCTCCCCCGCGCGCCccgcctcgcgcagctccactGGAACTGCCCCGCGCACCTCGCCTCGCTCGCCTCCCCGCGCCGCTTCGACCTCGTCGTCGCCGCAGACGTTGTCTACGTCCAGGAGTCCGTACCGCACCTCGTCGCGGCTATGGACGCGCTCGCCGACGCCGAGCGCGGCATGGTGCTTCTCGGGTACCAGATCCGGTCGCCCGAGGCGCACCAGGCATTTTGGgacgccgtccccgccgcctTCCCGGTGATCGAGAAGGTGCCGCGGGAGCACCTCGACCCTGACTATGCCTACGAGGAATCCGATGTTTACATACTCCGCAGGAGGCCACGGCAATGAGATGGTGAGCTATTGCTAACTAATTGCTCGTCAAaattgctttgttcacctcaaaAGTTATGAACTTTCAGTTATGGTGACTCGGTGAGGATATGTAATAGAAGTTGCTGAGCTTTTGTCTTGAGCATTGTGTGGGCTAGCCGATAATTCGACATGCTTCTGATGAATTAGACCAGGTTGATAATCAGACCACTACAATAAGTTATGGAGAAGTCGTTGCTTTCTGTTTTAGGCTTGGAGCATCAGTTTAGATGCAAATGCTATGCATgatgtttttgttgttgttgttgttgtgagAGGAGCTTACTAAGTGATTTTGAGGATGTTTTTTGTTGTGTACATTTTGAGTTCTTCATGCTCATGGTTTCCCTTTTATGCATTACGTCGTGTTACTGACAAGAAAGAATTGCTTATACACTTATGGTTCTAATGCTCAAGTTTTGTGGTAAAATCGAACATTTCCTGTAAGTAAGGAACATTGTGTCATTGCGGGGTTTTATGCCTTTCTGGCTGCTATATGAGCTAGTGAAAAACCAGAAATACTTCTCTTCCTAACTAGCATAGGAGATAACAAGGTGTGACCTCAGACTGAGCTCCACCCTGTCTCAAGTACGCAGTCCAAGCTGAATGTGTTGGGAGGAATGTGCCTTCTGTTGTTTCAAGGAAATATTTTGCTGCTGTGGTTTATGAAAGATTGGACAATGGTTGAACTTGTTGTGTCCTGGACTTCTGGTAGCCTGGTAAAATTAGTAAAACACCATGAGCTATGGATGCAATGATGCGTTTAGCACCTTGATCAAATCCCATTTCTTTGTTTCTGTCCATGTGCCTTTTAACTCGAAACAATGTGGAATGTGTCCTTGGATGAAGATGGAACTAATTGAATTCAGTGTGGCATTTCTGATATGTATATTTCAAGTGAACGGAGCTCTGCATTCGCAGTGGAACAGAATCTCCATATATCCACCCATTATCCGCTGATGCTTGGTTGAAAGTTCAAACCTATTGTGATGCTCAATGGACTCCAGCCTGTAGTTGTTTGGTATATCTCTCTAATCTTTACTTAGGGAGTTGTAGCATCCAGAGATCAAATGTTGAAAAATACTTTCTTCTAGGAACTCTACTGAGTATACAtatcatattttgttttttagttCCGAGGAAAGTCTCATATTTGTGCATCCTGTATGGTCAGTTTTATGATGATCTGCCTACTAATTACCAACAGAGATTGCaaggggtggggggggggggtgctttTGTTGGTGTTCTGTGCCTGAACACATTGCAATTATCTCTCCATATACATGCTCAATCTAATCCTAACTCGGAAATCTGACATATTTGCGGTGGTAGCGTAATACTGCCCGTACTGTTTTATGTACTATTATCTGCAGTGTTTTAAAAACAGGTCCACTAGAGTGGCAAATAAGCGAAGTCATTTCTTAGTGGTGAGAAATAATCAATTGGCCCTCCGATTATACCGTATAATCGCTACTATTGGGTGACCAGTTACTGATTTTTTAAACCTTGATTGTCTATTTGTTCACTGTTGTATCTGGTTATGCTTGGGCAATGGGCATGTATTATTTGCCCAGTATCAGGGGAAGATTTATCCATTTTATTGGTGTACTTTGGTAGTGGCCACTTGGTTTTTGTATAGCTGTAGTTATGTCTACCGAAAGCGCACACATGTATATATTGAAATCTTATTTCTTAGTATCAATTTTTTACTCTCTCCTCTTATATATCACATAAGAAACAAAGCGTTGGGACTGATCTCACGGCACTGCTGCGGGGTGCGACTAGTGGCCGGTGCGTGCGGCGCACGCTTGGTAGGCGTGTCCGTCGCGCGGTCGGCTCATCTCGGCGAGGCTGTGCACTGCGACGACGAGGTCAACCAATCTGTGGCGGTGTTGACCCTCCGTGCATACGATCGATCGGGTTACTCGTGTGGAAGGAAATTTTAGTAGATTCGGTCTCATAGAGAGATTTTATTTTGtgtatgtcttttttttttacgacttttgataaaaatcatataaaatatCCTTCCCACTTGCGTGGGGCTCGTCTACTTTGGCTTGTGGCTCCTCAGTGAACGATTTGGTCTCCCGGCGAAGGGGCAACATCGTCAGGGCAACATGACAGAAATCCTGATTAGCAATGAATCAAACGTAGAGAGATCTGTTGCCAACAATAAGAACGGAATACCCGATCAAGAGCCAAGGATAGTTACATAATTCATTTGGTTCATTTACTGCATGTTTTGACATTTGAGTTTAAATTGCAAATAATAAGCAGCCGACTCAAAACGTAGAACTTGTGCGCTACTTGTTTGGGTCCGATTCAACATAGGAGCATTTGGCAATTCCGTTTTTTCTTTTCCAAGTCCCACGACACCATTTTAACCATAGGAGCATTTGTGGGCTTGTGGCAACAGCCTAGGGATTTCgtggaatttttagattttaaccATTTTTAAAAACATATTCAATGAATAGATCTTTGTGAAATCAATTTCTAAAAATAGACTCTTTTGTCCAGCGCTATGATATTTTGACATTGTAGTTGAATAGCACAACATCGTGATAATTGACGTTGTGTTAGCTGTAACGTATGATTTTCGATGTTAGACTTGCAAAAATATAGATAGCATCTACTACAACGTCAATTACCACGACACTACTCTATTTAACAACAACGTTAATAGTCATGGCGTCGTAAAAATAGTACATTTTTTGACATTATTTCTCATAGGTCCATACATaacaaatgtttttgaaaagaaccaaaatctaaaaaaaaatcacgggGATTTCAattcaaagaaagaaaaaagggtaGAGGATTCGAACTTAGGGGCAAAAATGTAAAAGAACAAGACAAGTTCTTTTGCCTCAAACTCTCAAACAAaacaggaaagaaaaaaaatccatcaaaTTGAAAAcaccagaaaaataaaaataaaaaacatcaaattgaaaaGGCACCCGGAGATGAGGCTTTTGCTAGCCGGTGAAAAGGTTTTGGAGTTAAAAGAATACAGCATGAAATAACAAGATTAGACATAAATTAGCGAATGATGCTTGAACCTATGGTACGGCTATGATTTGGTTATTGCAGAATAATAATGTTGTAACTTGTCTGAAATGTGGTGATTAATATATTCCCTTTCCCccggaaaaataaaaaaatgcaccagatatatctatatatatatatatatatcccctCACTCCACCTGCCCTAACTAATCGATCCTCTCCCTCTTGCGGCGGCGTGGTGACAACGCTCGACGTCTCTGTGTACTTTCTAGCGgctccctcctctcccccttCCCCTCGCTGCGGCAGGTGCGGCCACCGATCGACGCCTACTGCCTGCGTCCTCCCCGATCGCTGGCCCTTTCGTGGCTTGGATCAATTTCCTCTTTTGTTGGGTAAGGAAGCCAtagcttgctttttttttttttacgtttTGCTGTGAGCAATCGAATCCGCGTTGTTATCGATGGGATGGATGCTTCAATCATCCCATTTGAGGCGGATTTGATTGCTGTGCTTAGGGGTAATAgcaatttatttttctcaaaaaatttgGGGCTTCAGGCGTTCAGCTGAGCCCCATACCCTACGAAGACAGATCTAGGGTTTTCGATTGTGTAAGTCACGCTGCCACCTGCGCTGTTGCTCCACTGCTGCCCCGCTGTTGAGTTCGTCCTCTTGCAGTTGGGAGCTGGCATGGCAGTTACAGACAGGAGCTGTATTGCCCCT includes:
- the LOC133929415 gene encoding uncharacterized protein LOC133929415, whose amino-acid sequence is MRFTASPVVELPVGGAVLTFEQDNDSFEVGTSVWPSSLVLVKFAERCLRDPALPFADVLRFPGTRAVELGSGCGPAGLGLSRLGLTDFVLTDIAAVLPALRRNLRRNRCHLPRAPRLAQLHWNCPAHLASLASPRRFDLVVAADVVYVQESVPHLVAAMDALADAERGMVLLGYQIRSPEAHQAFWDAVPAAFPVIEKVPREHLDPDYAYEESDVYILRRRPRQ